Within Sorangiineae bacterium MSr11367, the genomic segment GGCGCTCCCGCGGATGATGGGGGCTTGGGACCAACCCGTGCTTTCTTCTTCCTGGACAGCGCCATCGCGCCCGCCGCCGCAAGCGATGAAGGCTGCGCTGCAGAGAACGAAGGAAACACACTTGATATCACATCGAATCATGAAAACCTCCTCGGGTCGGGGTGCCGGTTGCAACGTGCTTCGAAGTGCTATGGCTGGTCGAACGCGCCTCCGTGAAACGAAGTGACCGAACTCGCTCCTGAATGAATGAATTGTCGCCGCCCTCACTCGAGGTCTTGGCCCGGGCGTGCGCGGACCACGCACCAATTCTTGGAGGTCCGCTCCGTCAGGGCATCGACGAGCCGTTCACCCAAGGTCAATACCACGTTCAATTGTTCGAGTTCGCGGCACAATCGATGGATCGTCCTTCTCTCCCGCCAGCTCGAAGCCGCCTCCAGACGGCACGATAGGTACCGCTTGCGGGCGGCGAGCCATTGCATCTCGTCGCGGAAAAAGCGGCTCGAACGGGCCAAAAAGGCGTCGTCGGGCAAGTCGCACCGGGAGCGCGCGTCGTCCAAGAGCGCCACCTGCGCGATCGCACGGAAGAGTGCCTCGTCGATCCCGCGTGCGAGGACGGCGAGCGCCTCGACGGGATATCGATTTATGCGTTGCATCATGACGATCCCTCGCCTCTCGAAGGTAATGGCTGGGGACGGAGCGAGGCTTCATTCGAAATCGAATGATTTCGGATTTTCGAACAATGGGCTGCGTTCGATCGGCCATAGGATCGCTCGAATGGACTGGAAAGAAGAAACGGCATCGGAGCTTCGTCGCGCACAAGGGTACGTCGAGGGGTGGACCGACGCTCAAGTGCACAATATTCTGCTCGCGCTCAAGGTGCGACACATTCCCGTTTCGCGAGAATTGCGGGAGCGCCTGCTCACGTGCCACGAGCCCGAAGAATTGGAGACCTTGTTTCTTCGGGCCATCGATACCACGACCTGCCCCGAGTCATGGGGCAACGACGTTACCGCCCGTGCGCTCGTCGCCCGTGTGGAGGTCGATACCGTCGATGGGGCGGTGGTGGTGCGAATCGTACCCGAGGCACGCTCATAGGCACTCGGGGCGTATGCGTTTGATCCCGCGATCGTCGACATAATATGGCGCCCCGCAGCTCGGAGGTTTGGATGCCGATGCCGCAGAGTTCGGGGCCGCGGCCGGTGGGGGCGCCGATGGAGGTCGCACGGGGGTGGATAGCGGCATTTTCTCCAACGCCAGCGTCACTTTGGCATTGGCGTCGAAGGTGATTTGCACGGCATCCGGATGATAGCCGCGGGCCCGCGCGCGAAACTCGTGGACGGCACCGTCCGCCGTCACCTTGCGGACGAATGGATTCGTCGGCAGCCGCTCATTGTCGAGAAAGAGTGCGACCCCCGGGGTCGGTGACGCGAGCTCGATGGTGACTTCGATGGGGGGCGCAGGGGCGGGAGAATCGGGCACATTCGTCGCACTCGGCGCAGCGCGGGCATGCGCCTCCACGGGCTCCAAATGCTGCGCGAGGTGCACGAGGCGCGGAGCCGCGAGGGTGGCGGCCGCCGCCGCTCCAAGCAACGCAAATCCGATCAAGGCGCGGCGCTTCGGTGGCCTCGTCACGGAGGTGGACTCGACATGCATCATCGGTGTCGAACCACCGGAGGGCGACAGCGGTATCGGTTGGAGAAGTCGGTAATGCCCCGACGAGAGTGTCGCCAATTTCCCCAGTTGCGCCTCGATGGCTGCCTTTCGCGCGGCGCGCACGTCGGAGAAGAGCTCCGAGACGAACGCGCCGATTTCGCAGGGTCGAATGTGCGCGTTGGTGCGGCGTAGCTCGTCGTCGAGCGCGTTCGCGCAATCGGCGGCCGTCGCATAGCGATCGTCCGGGTGGGGGGCCAGCGCCTTCATGCAGATGCGCTCGAGGCTTTGTGAAATATTCGCTTTTTGCGTATGCGGGGGTG encodes:
- a CDS encoding serine/threonine protein kinase — its product is MDEPFDSDREPPMDGRHLVIGELGRGGMARVHLAALRGPSGFHKLVVLKSLRRYLSSDPEFQAMFLNEARLAARLNHPNVVQTYEVNEEGGVPIIIMEYLDGQPLSQILSRARKRGVRMPVAMHLQVLADTLAGLHHAHELEDFDGQKLDLVHRDVSPQNVFITFDGCVKILDFGIAKAMAAQGMETQAGKLKGKIRYMAPEQVLGKVDRRADIFSVGVMLWEACTGEPLWKGESDVRIMHKLVDGTIPPPHTQKANISQSLERICMKALAPHPDDRYATAADCANALDDELRRTNAHIRPCEIGAFVSELFSDVRAARKAAIEAQLGKLATLSSGHYRLLQPIPLSPSGGSTPMMHVESTSVTRPPKRRALIGFALLGAAAAATLAAPRLVHLAQHLEPVEAHARAAPSATNVPDSPAPAPPIEVTIELASPTPGVALFLDNERLPTNPFVRKVTADGAVHEFRARARGYHPDAVQITFDANAKVTLALEKMPLSTPVRPPSAPPPAAAPNSAASASKPPSCGAPYYVDDRGIKRIRPECL